One window of Microcoleus vaginatus PCC 9802 genomic DNA carries:
- a CDS encoding DUF3479 domain-containing protein, translating into MKRIVLIAGFESFNADLYRKAAELAVSGCQGLEVRVFSDRALVDEPNAVAAALSNADVFFGSLLFDYDAVMWLRERVQNIPIRLVFESALELMSLTQIGAFKIGDKPKGMPKPVKFILDKFSNGREEDKLAGYISFLKVGPKLLKYVPVQKVQDLRNWLIIYGYWNAGGADNVVSMFWIIAEKYLGLKVAEIPPPVETPNMGLLHPHYNGYFESPRQYLDWYLSHQSARGGQDARSTKEARHLDRKGYNGQDARSTKFETNLSQISDQVCNGQDARSTKFGTNGFPNSDQVKSPVVGILLYRKHVITKQPYIPQLIRYFEDAGIVPLPIFINGVEGHVAVRDWMTTADETARRKQGNIETLSLSKDAVEVDAIVSTIGFPLVGGPAGSMEGGRQVEVAKRILTAKNVPYFVSAPLLIQDIHSWTRQGIGGLQSVVLYALPELDGAIDPVPLGGLVGEDIYLVPDRAKRLTSRINNWVKLRQTPPSERKIAIILYGFPPGYGAAGTAALLNVPKSLLNFLHKLQAAGYTVGKIPADGEELIRRVKEADEPTCDGQDARTTKETVNVKTLEKWLGYLLTSRIEKQWESLTGTGIKTDGDEFLIGGIQLGNVWIGLQPPLGISGDPMRLMFDRDLTPHPQYAAFYKWLQNDLQADAVVHFGMHGTVEWLPGSPLGNTGYSWSDILLGSLPNLYIYAANNPSESMLAKRRGYGVLISHNVPPYGRAGLYKELMALRDLIAEYREDTAKNYVLKEAICKTILDSGLEADCPFDEARKLGIAFSFENVGMFSPDVFHRYLVKLYEYLQVVECRLFSSGLHVLGEPPNSEEMTSYLEAYFGDRLSEEQVKAIVSQASTGKMPVPQTSTGKMPVPQEGFDGAFEEGLLVRNLLLQTTDELTNLMRGLNGEYILPAPGGDLLRDGAGVLPTGRNIHALDPYRMPSPAAYERGREIARKIIEKHVEEQGNYPETVAVMLWGLDAIKTRGESIGILLELVGAEPLKEGTGRIVRYELKPLADVGHPRIDVLGNLSGIFRDSFVNIIELLDDLFGRAADADEPESENFIRKHALILQGQGVQNYSARLFSNPAGDFGSLVNDRVVDGSWESGDELGKTWESRNVFSYGRKDKGEARPEVLTQLLQGCDRIIQEIDSVEYGLTDIQEYYANTGGLKKAAEKQRGKKVNTSFVESFSQDTTPRNLEDLLRLEYRTKLLNPKWANAMVNQGSGGAYEISQRMTALIGWGGTADFTDGWVYDQAADTYALDREMAQKLREANPEAFRNIVGRMLEANGRGFWLPDADKLQQLRELYELTDEKIEGVTV; encoded by the coding sequence GTGAAACGCATTGTCTTAATTGCAGGGTTTGAATCTTTTAATGCTGATTTGTACCGCAAAGCTGCCGAGTTGGCTGTTTCTGGGTGTCAGGGATTGGAAGTGCGCGTTTTTAGCGATCGCGCCCTCGTAGACGAACCCAACGCTGTAGCAGCCGCCCTCTCGAATGCTGATGTGTTTTTCGGGAGTTTGCTGTTTGATTACGATGCGGTAATGTGGCTGCGGGAAAGGGTGCAGAATATTCCGATTCGCCTGGTTTTTGAGTCGGCTTTGGAATTGATGAGTCTTACTCAAATCGGCGCTTTTAAAATTGGCGACAAACCGAAGGGAATGCCGAAACCGGTTAAGTTTATTCTGGATAAGTTTAGCAATGGGCGAGAAGAAGATAAGCTGGCTGGTTATATCAGCTTTTTGAAGGTTGGGCCGAAATTATTAAAATATGTGCCGGTGCAAAAAGTGCAGGATTTGCGAAACTGGCTGATTATTTATGGTTACTGGAATGCGGGCGGGGCGGATAATGTTGTGTCGATGTTTTGGATTATTGCCGAAAAGTATTTGGGGCTGAAGGTTGCAGAAATTCCGCCGCCTGTGGAAACTCCCAATATGGGTTTATTGCATCCCCATTATAATGGTTATTTTGAATCGCCTCGGCAATATTTGGATTGGTATCTGAGTCATCAAAGTGCTAGGGGCGGGCAAGATGCCCGTTCCACAAAAGAGGCTAGACATCTTGATAGAAAGGGTTATAACGGGCAAGATGCCCGTTCCACAAAATTTGAGACAAATTTGTCTCAAATTTCTGACCAGGTTTGTAACGGGCAAGATGCCCGTTCCACAAAGTTTGGAACCAATGGGTTTCCAAATTCAGATCAAGTAAAATCCCCTGTTGTGGGAATTTTGCTTTACCGCAAACACGTTATCACCAAGCAGCCTTATATTCCTCAATTAATTCGCTATTTTGAAGATGCGGGAATTGTGCCTTTGCCGATTTTTATCAATGGCGTTGAAGGCCATGTGGCGGTGCGGGATTGGATGACGACTGCTGATGAAACTGCGCGGCGAAAACAAGGCAATATTGAAACTCTCTCGCTTTCTAAAGATGCTGTGGAAGTTGATGCGATTGTTTCTACTATTGGCTTTCCTTTGGTTGGCGGGCCTGCTGGTTCGATGGAGGGTGGAAGGCAGGTGGAAGTTGCTAAGCGGATTTTAACTGCTAAAAATGTACCTTATTTTGTGTCCGCACCTCTGCTGATTCAGGATATCCATTCTTGGACTCGTCAGGGGATTGGAGGTTTGCAAAGTGTGGTATTGTATGCTTTGCCGGAGTTGGATGGCGCGATCGATCCTGTTCCCCTAGGCGGTTTGGTGGGTGAGGATATTTATCTGGTGCCCGATCGCGCCAAACGCCTGACAAGTAGAATTAATAATTGGGTGAAATTGCGCCAGACTCCGCCATCTGAAAGGAAAATTGCGATTATTCTCTACGGGTTTCCTCCCGGTTACGGTGCGGCTGGTACGGCTGCTTTATTAAATGTACCGAAATCGCTGCTAAATTTCCTGCACAAACTTCAAGCAGCAGGTTATACAGTTGGAAAAATTCCGGCTGACGGTGAGGAGTTAATTCGCAGGGTGAAAGAGGCGGATGAACCTACTTGTGACGGGCAAGATGCCCGTACCACAAAAGAGACTGTTAATGTCAAAACTTTAGAAAAATGGCTGGGCTATCTGTTAACAAGTCGTATCGAAAAACAGTGGGAATCTCTGACTGGTACTGGCATTAAGACAGACGGCGACGAGTTCCTAATCGGTGGCATTCAACTGGGGAATGTTTGGATAGGTTTGCAGCCGCCGCTGGGAATTTCGGGCGATCCGATGCGCTTAATGTTCGATCGCGATTTGACACCTCACCCTCAATACGCTGCTTTTTACAAGTGGCTGCAAAATGATTTGCAAGCTGATGCTGTGGTTCACTTCGGAATGCACGGCACGGTGGAATGGTTGCCAGGTTCTCCTCTGGGAAATACTGGCTATTCTTGGTCGGATATTTTGTTGGGAAGTTTGCCGAATCTTTATATCTATGCCGCCAACAATCCCTCGGAATCGATGTTAGCAAAACGGCGCGGTTACGGTGTTTTGATTTCTCACAACGTGCCGCCCTACGGCCGCGCGGGCTTGTACAAGGAATTGATGGCTTTGCGGGATTTGATTGCCGAATATCGGGAAGATACGGCAAAGAATTATGTGCTGAAAGAGGCTATTTGCAAGACAATTTTAGATAGCGGTTTGGAGGCTGATTGTCCGTTTGATGAGGCTCGCAAGTTGGGGATTGCTTTTAGTTTTGAGAATGTGGGAATGTTCAGTCCTGATGTTTTTCACCGCTATTTGGTGAAGCTTTACGAGTATTTGCAGGTGGTGGAATGTCGCTTGTTTTCTTCTGGTTTGCACGTTCTCGGGGAACCGCCTAATTCTGAGGAAATGACCTCTTATCTTGAGGCTTATTTTGGGGATAGGTTGTCGGAGGAACAGGTGAAAGCAATTGTTTCGCAAGCAAGCACAGGCAAGATGCCTGTGCCACAAACAAGCACAGGCAAGATGCCTGTGCCACAAGAGGGGTTTGATGGGGCTTTTGAGGAGGGTTTGTTAGTGCGGAATTTGTTGTTGCAAACGACGGATGAGTTGACTAATCTTATGCGGGGTTTGAATGGGGAATATATTCTGCCTGCACCGGGCGGGGATTTGTTGCGGGATGGGGCTGGGGTGTTGCCAACTGGTCGGAATATTCACGCTTTAGACCCTTATCGGATGCCTTCTCCGGCGGCTTATGAAAGGGGGCGCGAAATTGCTCGGAAAATTATTGAGAAGCACGTTGAGGAACAGGGGAATTATCCTGAGACGGTGGCGGTGATGTTGTGGGGTTTGGATGCGATTAAAACGCGGGGCGAATCTATTGGAATTCTGCTAGAATTGGTGGGTGCTGAACCTCTTAAAGAAGGTACTGGCCGCATTGTTCGCTATGAATTAAAACCGTTAGCTGATGTCGGTCATCCCCGGATTGATGTGTTGGGAAATCTTTCTGGGATTTTCCGTGATAGCTTTGTGAATATTATTGAGTTGTTGGACGATTTGTTTGGGCGCGCGGCGGATGCTGATGAACCGGAATCGGAGAATTTTATTCGCAAACACGCTTTAATTTTGCAGGGACAAGGTGTGCAGAATTATTCGGCAAGGTTGTTTTCTAATCCGGCTGGGGATTTTGGTTCTTTGGTTAACGATAGGGTTGTTGATGGTAGTTGGGAATCGGGGGATGAGTTGGGGAAAACTTGGGAAAGTCGCAATGTTTTTAGTTACGGGAGGAAGGATAAGGGGGAAGCGAGGCCGGAGGTTTTGACTCAGTTGTTGCAAGGGTGCGATCGCATAATTCAAGAAATTGATTCTGTTGAATACGGTTTGACTGATATTCAAGAGTATTATGCGAATACTGGCGGTTTGAAGAAAGCCGCAGAAAAGCAGCGCGGCAAAAAGGTTAACACGAGTTTTGTAGAAAGTTTTTCTCAGGATACAACGCCGCGCAATTTAGAAGATTTGCTGCGCTTGGAATATCGAACTAAGTTGCTAAATCCTAAGTGGGCTAACGCGATGGTCAATCAAGGTTCGGGCGGCGCTTATGAAATTTCGCAGCGCATGACGGCGTTAATTGGTTGGGGCGGAACGGCTGATTTTACTGATGGTTGGGTTTACGATCAGGCGGCTGATACTTATGCTTTAGATCGGGAAATGGCGCAGAAGTTGCGGGAGGCAAATCCTGAAGCTTTTCGCAATATAGTCGGCAGAATGTTGGAGGCTAACGGCCGGGGTTTTTGGCTGCCGGATGCGGATAAGTTGCAGCAGTTGCGCGAGTTGTATGAGTTAACTGATGAGAAAATTGAAGGGGTGACAGTGTAG
- the cobJ gene encoding precorrin-3B C(17)-methyltransferase, producing the protein MNRIPPAIVILGQNSLPIAKKISAHFPGSQIYGLIDRTNDADINFSNFGETLRELFATETPIIAICAAGIIIRTLAPLLSDKRAEPPVLAVAEDGSAVVPLLGGLHGVNDLAREIAAALGVQPAITTTGDIRFRTALLSPPQGYSLANPEDAKTFISNLLAGAKVRLEGAASWLSESNLPIAPDAQLTIRVTEKAIAPTPDCLVYHPQIAAVALANLSNIQPEIALYCVQELLAKTNLAAASVAGFFALKHEMGNPALEAVSQYFKVPVRFFNLSELVELDSIGFIENKAAQIALTAAGANSQLIECDRTLSLNCALALAAEPINASAIGISRGQLAIVGTGPGGAAWMSPEVKEILREATDWVGYKFYLDLAGTLREGQKRHDSDNREEIDRARFALDLAASGQSVAVVSSGDPGIFAMAAAVFEAIDFDAKPEWQGIDIRVAPGISAMQAAAAAIGAPLGHDFCVISLSDILKPWEVIEQRIAAAAIADFALAFYNPISKQRIWQLSRAIEILLQSRDANTPVILGRNLGRPGQSVRVCTLGEFQPEDADMRTLVIVGSSQTRIIPRKYGDVWVYTPRRYDK; encoded by the coding sequence GTGAATCGAATTCCTCCCGCAATAGTTATATTAGGTCAAAACAGCCTGCCGATCGCCAAAAAAATCTCCGCACATTTCCCCGGTTCCCAGATTTACGGTTTAATCGATCGCACGAACGACGCAGACATCAACTTTAGCAACTTCGGCGAAACATTGCGGGAATTATTTGCCACAGAAACCCCAATTATCGCTATCTGCGCCGCCGGAATAATCATCCGCACCCTCGCCCCGCTGCTGTCAGACAAACGCGCCGAACCGCCAGTTTTAGCCGTCGCAGAAGACGGAAGCGCCGTCGTACCGCTGCTGGGCGGTTTGCACGGCGTTAATGATTTGGCCAGAGAGATTGCAGCAGCCCTCGGCGTACAGCCTGCAATTACCACAACCGGAGATATCCGCTTTCGCACTGCGCTGTTGAGTCCTCCCCAAGGCTATTCTTTGGCGAATCCAGAAGATGCGAAGACTTTTATTTCAAATTTGCTCGCCGGGGCCAAAGTACGCCTAGAAGGTGCTGCAAGCTGGCTTTCCGAGAGCAATTTGCCGATCGCCCCCGACGCCCAATTAACTATCCGCGTCACCGAAAAAGCAATTGCGCCGACGCCAGATTGTTTGGTTTACCATCCGCAAATTGCAGCAGTTGCACTCGCGAATCTATCGAATATTCAGCCAGAAATAGCCCTGTATTGCGTGCAGGAATTACTGGCAAAAACAAATTTAGCAGCAGCTTCTGTTGCTGGATTTTTTGCATTAAAACATGAGATGGGAAATCCGGCACTTGAAGCAGTTTCACAATATTTTAAAGTCCCCGTCCGCTTTTTCAATCTCTCCGAACTTGTCGAATTAGACTCAATTGGATTCATCGAAAATAAGGCTGCACAAATTGCCCTGACAGCAGCAGGTGCAAACAGTCAGTTAATCGAATGCGATCGCACTTTATCCCTGAATTGCGCGCTCGCCCTGGCCGCCGAGCCCATAAATGCTAGCGCGATCGGAATTAGCCGCGGCCAACTCGCGATCGTCGGTACGGGCCCTGGAGGCGCGGCCTGGATGTCCCCGGAAGTTAAGGAAATTCTGCGCGAAGCCACGGATTGGGTGGGTTACAAGTTCTATCTCGACTTAGCCGGAACCCTCCGGGAAGGACAAAAGCGGCACGATTCCGACAACCGCGAAGAGATCGATCGCGCCCGTTTTGCCCTAGATTTAGCAGCATCGGGTCAATCTGTAGCTGTGGTTTCGTCGGGAGATCCGGGTATTTTTGCGATGGCGGCGGCGGTGTTTGAGGCGATCGACTTTGATGCCAAACCCGAATGGCAAGGCATCGATATTCGGGTGGCACCGGGCATTTCAGCCATGCAGGCGGCCGCTGCTGCGATCGGAGCACCCCTCGGACACGATTTTTGCGTGATTTCGCTTTCGGATATTCTCAAGCCTTGGGAGGTCATTGAACAGCGGATTGCGGCCGCTGCGATCGCAGATTTCGCGCTCGCATTTTACAATCCGATCTCGAAACAGCGGATTTGGCAACTCTCAAGGGCGATCGAGATTTTGTTGCAAAGTCGCGATGCTAATACCCCCGTCATATTGGGGCGAAACCTCGGCCGGCCCGGTCAATCTGTGCGCGTTTGCACCCTCGGCGAATTCCAGCCAGAAGATGCAGACATGAGAACTTTAGTGATTGTCGGTTCGAGTCAAACTCGGATTATTCCCCGCAAATATGGAGATGTTTGGGTTTACACGCCACGCAGGTACGACAAATAA
- a CDS encoding nucleotidyltransferase, which translates to MTEYISNLAQIISVQPYPLLFATVSGSHLYGFPSADSDFDLRGVHILPLPKVIGLIAGEETIEVSEVREGMQLDLVTHDIKKFFELLLKRNGYVLEQLYSPLIVYSTKEHEELKAIASHCITKHHSHHYLGFAQTQWKLFEKERPRRVKPLLYVYRVLLAGIHLMQTGEVEANLVKLNEKFQLSYIPDLIDRKLAGEEKSVLEDTDIEFYQQERDRLINILEDASFTSHLPSNPHAKVALSDFLVKVRMSSVN; encoded by the coding sequence ATGACAGAATACATCTCGAATCTCGCCCAAATTATCTCCGTTCAACCTTATCCGCTGTTGTTTGCGACTGTCAGCGGTTCGCACTTATACGGCTTTCCTTCCGCAGATTCTGACTTCGACTTGCGGGGAGTACACATTTTGCCGCTACCCAAAGTAATTGGGCTGATTGCTGGAGAAGAAACGATCGAAGTTTCTGAAGTTCGGGAGGGAATGCAACTCGATTTAGTAACTCACGACATCAAGAAATTTTTTGAGTTGCTGTTGAAGCGCAACGGCTACGTCTTGGAACAACTGTATTCGCCGCTGATAGTTTACAGTACAAAGGAACACGAGGAATTAAAGGCTATTGCCTCTCACTGCATTACCAAGCACCACAGCCACCACTATCTCGGTTTTGCTCAAACTCAATGGAAATTGTTTGAGAAAGAACGCCCGCGTCGGGTTAAGCCGCTGCTGTATGTTTACCGGGTGTTGCTGGCTGGGATTCACTTGATGCAAACGGGGGAAGTTGAGGCGAATTTGGTAAAACTTAACGAGAAGTTCCAGTTGTCGTATATTCCTGATTTGATCGATCGCAAGCTGGCTGGGGAGGAAAAATCTGTGCTGGAAGATACAGATATTGAATTTTATCAGCAAGAGCGCGATCGGCTAATTAATATATTAGAAGATGCAAGTTTTACAAGTCATTTGCCGTCAAATCCTCATGCAAAGGTTGCTCTTAGTGATTTTCTGGTAAAGGTGAGGATGTCATCTGTGAACTAA
- a CDS encoding nucleotidyltransferase domain-containing protein has protein sequence MANANIPQNFNLILPTGTQIVTRIEVKNPARDQSWKPGLVGVILQSPTDNSHAYLVKLPDGTEVSLRRHELSIRKQFQSEGLQSGGDFLAEYNLYDSVIYRCILGSRAYGLDNEQSDTDRRGIYLPPAILHWSLYGIPEQLENKENQECYWELQKFLVLALKANPNVLECLYTPLVETVSPVAQELLEIREIFLSQLVYQTYNSYVLSQFKKMEQDLRNTGEIRWKHAMHLIRLLLSGITVLKEGFVPVRVQDYRSQLLSIRNQEISWEEVNQWRLSLHGEFDRAFAATKLPERPNYEKANLFLIKSRRGAIEIGS, from the coding sequence ATGGCAAATGCCAATATTCCTCAAAATTTCAACTTAATCCTACCCACAGGAACCCAAATTGTCACCAGAATTGAGGTTAAAAACCCCGCCCGTGACCAATCTTGGAAACCGGGATTAGTAGGTGTCATCCTTCAATCGCCTACAGACAATTCTCACGCATATTTAGTCAAACTCCCAGACGGAACAGAAGTTAGTCTGCGGCGGCACGAACTCAGCATCCGCAAGCAGTTTCAGAGCGAAGGATTGCAGTCAGGAGGAGATTTTCTTGCAGAATACAACCTCTATGATTCTGTAATTTACCGCTGCATTCTTGGTTCGAGAGCTTATGGTCTTGATAACGAGCAATCCGATACAGACAGACGCGGGATTTACCTGCCGCCGGCAATACTTCATTGGTCGCTTTACGGCATTCCAGAACAATTGGAAAACAAGGAAAATCAGGAATGCTATTGGGAACTGCAAAAGTTTCTAGTTTTGGCACTAAAAGCTAATCCAAATGTGCTAGAATGTTTGTACACGCCTTTAGTAGAAACGGTTTCTCCTGTCGCACAAGAATTGCTGGAAATTAGGGAAATATTTCTTTCTCAATTGGTTTACCAAACTTACAATAGCTACGTTTTGTCTCAATTTAAAAAAATGGAGCAAGACCTCCGCAATACCGGGGAAATTCGTTGGAAGCACGCGATGCACTTAATTCGCTTGCTGCTGTCAGGAATTACGGTGCTCAAGGAGGGGTTTGTGCCTGTTCGGGTGCAGGATTATCGATCGCAACTTTTATCGATCCGCAACCAAGAAATATCCTGGGAAGAGGTGAATCAGTGGCGGTTGAGTTTACACGGTGAGTTCGATCGCGCTTTTGCTGCCACTAAATTGCCAGAACGTCCTAATTACGAGAAAGCGAATCTGTTTTTGATTAAATCTCGCAGAGGTGCGATCGAAATCGGATCTTGA
- a CDS encoding DUF2839 family protein, producing MGESKRRKEAIGDEYGKEERIVSWLPITKTQSQDFVKWTSRGSWIGISLLVAWWIVVRFVGPAAGWWQVN from the coding sequence ATGGGTGAATCTAAGCGTCGCAAAGAGGCGATCGGCGACGAATACGGTAAAGAAGAACGCATCGTTTCCTGGCTGCCAATCACGAAAACCCAAAGCCAAGATTTTGTCAAGTGGACAAGTCGCGGAAGCTGGATCGGGATTAGCCTTTTGGTGGCTTGGTGGATTGTAGTGCGATTTGTCGGCCCAGCGGCGGGTTGGTGGCAGGTTAACTGA
- a CDS encoding ATP-dependent DNA helicase → MIEVEVHNSLLRFLRSNSEPHWPHHLTMARLVARALRLGRSALIQTGLPAGAYRQRYRVSYLMPILMWPEPVILVAPTPLIEHLRAVEIPRLQEWLQTEGSIETYSDRATGRGLMLADPESWLAARLAGNSQLHRNIPTIIDGVDDLEVWTRQQLTAGLQPADWNDLMQSQPLEADAILQGRVMLTRAFFQHPAKPEECYLLETAEQNILQGLFEKIEPNPLIPAAWRNFWQRWETNGKLRWAQIHREAGSFSLYCAPVQVGEVLGKIWDDQPVVLIGGAVDVEPKAPIFREMLGLPELTSVKFSPDRQSELIQLYIPNWLPLPNTPEFQGVLMEEIRTLLLMSASVAGLTVLIVGDVPLKARLAAILASEFGSRVQVEKTDVGENAILVTGWEFWREHQGELSAPHLLAIATLPLPSLENPLVTARVAYYKERRKDWFRLYLLPAALNELQRAIAPVRERQGVVAIFDSRVIHRSYGQQVLAALSPFARIDYLDTTWLTQA, encoded by the coding sequence TTGATTGAGGTAGAAGTCCACAACTCATTGCTCCGCTTCCTGCGATCGAACTCCGAGCCGCACTGGCCCCACCATTTAACCATGGCGCGGCTCGTGGCGCGCGCTTTGCGCTTGGGGCGCAGCGCTCTGATCCAAACAGGGCTTCCCGCTGGAGCTTACCGACAGCGGTATCGAGTTAGCTATTTGATGCCGATATTGATGTGGCCGGAGCCTGTGATTTTAGTGGCGCCGACACCGCTGATTGAGCATTTGAGAGCCGTGGAAATTCCGCGTTTGCAAGAGTGGCTGCAAACAGAGGGGTCAATCGAGACTTATTCGGATCGTGCCACGGGGCGAGGATTGATGCTAGCAGATCCCGAGTCTTGGCTGGCGGCTCGCTTGGCGGGGAATTCGCAACTGCACAGGAATATTCCGACAATTATCGACGGTGTGGATGACTTGGAAGTTTGGACGCGCCAGCAATTGACGGCGGGTTTGCAACCGGCTGATTGGAATGATTTAATGCAATCTCAGCCTTTGGAAGCCGATGCAATCCTCCAAGGGCGGGTAATGCTAACGCGGGCATTCTTTCAGCATCCGGCGAAACCAGAGGAGTGCTATTTGCTGGAAACGGCAGAGCAAAATATTTTGCAGGGGCTGTTTGAAAAAATCGAGCCAAACCCCCTAATTCCGGCTGCTTGGAGAAATTTTTGGCAGCGGTGGGAAACAAACGGAAAACTGCGGTGGGCGCAAATTCATCGGGAGGCTGGGTCATTTTCTCTTTACTGCGCGCCGGTGCAGGTGGGGGAGGTTTTGGGCAAAATTTGGGACGATCAGCCCGTGGTGTTGATTGGTGGGGCGGTGGATGTGGAACCGAAGGCTCCGATTTTCCGGGAAATGCTGGGACTTCCAGAATTGACGAGCGTTAAGTTTTCGCCCGATCGACAAAGTGAATTAATTCAACTGTACATTCCCAACTGGCTGCCGCTGCCAAATACGCCGGAATTTCAGGGTGTTTTAATGGAAGAAATTCGGACTTTGCTGTTGATGAGCGCGTCGGTGGCGGGTTTAACTGTGCTGATTGTTGGTGATGTACCGCTGAAGGCTCGGCTGGCGGCGATTTTGGCTTCTGAGTTCGGTTCTCGGGTGCAGGTAGAAAAAACAGATGTGGGCGAGAATGCGATTTTGGTGACGGGGTGGGAGTTTTGGCGGGAACATCAGGGGGAATTGAGCGCGCCTCATTTGCTGGCGATCGCAACTTTGCCGCTACCTTCTTTGGAGAATCCTTTGGTGACGGCGCGTGTGGCTTATTATAAGGAACGGCGCAAGGATTGGTTTCGGTTGTATTTACTGCCGGCGGCGCTGAATGAGTTGCAACGGGCGATCGCGCCGGTGCGAGAACGTCAAGGGGTGGTGGCGATTTTCGACAGCAGGGTGATTCACCGCAGTTATGGACAGCAGGTTTTAGCGGCTTTGAGTCCTTTTGCGAGGATTGATTATTTGGATACGACTTGGCTGACGCAGGCTTGA
- a CDS encoding pentapeptide repeat-containing protein: protein MEAEELLKRFALVKRYTEGDRDFTGINLNEANLSRINLSQSILRRASLFVTNLSGANLSEANLSEANLNVARLSSTNLSRAILNGATINVANLVRADLSAAQLIRASLIRSELVRCELSKTNFSGANLTEADLREVKLTEANLCGANLSGANLRGASASSANFQEANLHGADLTKAELSGVNLSNADMRQASLQQVNLSSANLSGANLKWADLTGANLNGADLSFAKLSGANLNGADLRNTNLGSASFVHADLTETNLINADWVGADLRGATLTGAKLYLVPRCGIIAEDITCQWIDLSPAGDRTQIQQFNSPSESRKFLNHTPGLVQIVVDALLDYSANSTLATVYSEIARHYRAMNFPPNIEVGYRRTTLTFRFESDEHLLPAAFLAILPFKDAVQTQRNIMVIGKNIETQNLDEKRIVQLRKALSTATNKLNELINLVSNISRVSQPTKFFESPTQTILISSGQESLMVNSHGNFGKGGATHQDSKFSLPLGQKVVDFLASFDYVE, encoded by the coding sequence ATGGAAGCTGAAGAACTGCTCAAACGATTTGCACTCGTCAAGAGATACACAGAAGGTGACAGAGATTTCACAGGAATCAACCTGAATGAAGCTAATCTCAGCCGCATCAACCTCAGCCAATCAATTTTAAGGCGGGCTAGCTTATTTGTCACCAACCTCAGCGGCGCTAACTTGAGCGAAGCTAACTTGAGCGAAGCTAACCTGAATGTGGCTAGACTCAGCAGTACCAACCTCTCGCGGGCAATCTTAAACGGGGCTACTATCAACGTAGCAAACTTAGTGAGAGCCGATTTAAGTGCAGCTCAATTAATCCGAGCATCCCTGATTAGAAGCGAATTAGTCCGCTGCGAACTCAGCAAAACTAACTTCAGCGGCGCTAACCTGACTGAAGCAGATTTAAGAGAGGTAAAACTGACGGAAGCTAACCTGTGCGGTGCTAATCTTTCCGGTGCAAATCTCAGAGGTGCTTCGGCTTCTTCAGCTAACTTTCAAGAAGCTAACTTACACGGCGCAGATTTGACGAAAGCAGAACTTAGCGGCGTCAATTTGAGCAATGCCGATATGAGACAAGCTTCTTTGCAACAGGTGAATCTCAGCAGTGCAAATTTGAGCGGAGCTAACCTCAAATGGGCTGATTTGACGGGAGCTAACCTCAACGGCGCGGATCTGAGCTTTGCTAAATTGAGCGGAGCTAACCTTAACGGAGCAGATTTAAGAAATACTAATTTAGGAAGTGCTAGTTTCGTTCACGCTGATTTGACAGAAACAAATTTGATTAATGCCGATTGGGTGGGCGCTGATTTGAGGGGAGCAACTTTAACAGGAGCAAAGCTGTATTTGGTTCCTCGGTGTGGTATCATTGCAGAGGATATTACTTGCCAGTGGATTGACCTCAGCCCGGCTGGCGATCGCACTCAGATTCAACAATTTAATTCGCCGTCAGAATCGAGAAAATTTTTAAATCACACGCCTGGGTTAGTGCAAATTGTGGTTGATGCACTTTTAGACTATTCAGCAAACAGCACTTTAGCAACAGTTTACAGCGAAATAGCTCGGCATTACCGGGCCATGAATTTTCCTCCTAATATTGAAGTCGGCTACCGCCGCACAACTCTCACTTTTAGATTTGAGAGCGATGAGCATTTATTGCCAGCAGCTTTTTTAGCGATTCTTCCTTTTAAGGATGCTGTACAAACTCAGAGAAATATTATGGTTATCGGCAAAAATATCGAAACTCAAAATTTGGATGAGAAACGAATAGTGCAGTTGCGTAAAGCATTGAGTACAGCTACAAATAAATTAAATGAGTTGATAAATTTGGTTTCTAATATATCACGGGTTAGTCAGCCAACAAAGTTTTTTGAGTCACCTACCCAAACTATTTTAATTAGTTCGGGACAGGAGAGTTTGATGGTGAATTCTCACGGGAATTTTGGGAAGGGAGGTGCAACTCATCAGGACAGTAAATTCAGTTTGCCTCTCGGTCAAAAAGTAGTTGATTTTCTGGCCAGTTTTGATTATGTTGAGTGA